In Mastigocladopsis repens PCC 10914, a single window of DNA contains:
- a CDS encoding NAD(P)H-binding protein, producing MKALVAGATGETGRRIVQELRARNIPVRALVRDIEQARSILGADVELVTGDVLKSESLSAALGDSTVLLCATGAKPSFDPTGPYKVDYEGTKNLVDAAKAKGIEHFVLVSSLATSQFFHPLNLFWLILYWKKQAEEYIQKSGLNYTIVRPGGLKNEDNSNSIVMQSADTLFEGSIPRQKVAQVCVEALFEPAAKNKIVEIVAKENAPAKSFGQLFANVA from the coding sequence ATGAAAGCATTAGTAGCAGGGGCAACAGGTGAAACAGGTCGCAGGATAGTGCAAGAACTGAGAGCGCGCAATATTCCCGTTCGTGCTTTGGTCAGGGATATAGAGCAAGCAAGGAGTATTCTGGGGGCTGATGTCGAATTGGTCACAGGGGATGTGTTAAAATCAGAAAGCCTATCTGCTGCTTTGGGTGATAGCACAGTTTTACTGTGTGCCACTGGCGCAAAACCAAGTTTTGACCCGACCGGACCATATAAAGTAGATTATGAAGGGACTAAAAATTTGGTCGATGCGGCAAAGGCTAAAGGAATAGAGCATTTTGTCTTAGTTTCTTCTTTGGCGACTTCTCAGTTTTTCCATCCCCTAAACTTGTTCTGGCTGATTTTGTATTGGAAAAAGCAAGCTGAGGAGTACATCCAGAAAAGCGGTCTGAACTATACGATTGTGCGACCTGGTGGTTTAAAAAATGAAGATAACTCCAACTCAATTGTGATGCAAAGTGCTGATACATTGTTTGAGGGCAGCATCCCCCGGCAAAAAGTCGCCCAAGTTTGTGTTGAGGCGCTGTTTGAGCCAGCGGCAAAAAATAAAATAGTAGAGATTGTTGCTAAGGAAAACGCTCCCGCAAAAAGCTTTGGACAACTCTTTGCTAACGTGGCTTAA
- a CDS encoding glycoside hydrolase family 24 protein: protein MGPIAALLGFVCLLQWYIFGNFRFYSDPIFRNNQPPLVMKGGDPYIRALMRTISASEASSNRPYSVLYGGRHFDNFSRHPEICITIVTGPNKGNCSTAAGRYQIINTTWYTLTRRYHPNPERFMFWVSYSFEPEYQDAVVYRWLNDSQFWGTDISQLLRQGKLQEVLRRLSPTWTSLGYGIETNSVSRSLPQIYQKILLEELKTAGKSV from the coding sequence ATAGGGCCAATAGCCGCGCTTCTTGGCTTCGTATGTCTGTTGCAGTGGTATATATTTGGCAATTTCAGATTTTATAGCGATCCTATCTTTCGCAACAATCAGCCACCCTTGGTCATGAAAGGGGGAGACCCTTATATCCGTGCTTTAATGCGGACTATCTCAGCGAGTGAAGCGAGTAGTAACCGTCCTTATTCAGTTTTGTATGGCGGACGGCACTTTGACAACTTTAGCCGCCATCCTGAGATATGCATCACCATTGTCACAGGTCCCAACAAGGGAAATTGTTCAACAGCCGCTGGTAGATATCAAATTATTAATACTACTTGGTATACTCTAACTCGTCGCTATCACCCAAACCCAGAACGATTTATGTTTTGGGTTTCTTATAGTTTTGAACCAGAGTATCAAGATGCAGTGGTTTACCGTTGGCTAAATGATTCTCAATTTTGGGGAACTGATATTTCTCAACTGCTGCGTCAAGGAAAGTTACAAGAAGTTTTGCGGCGCTTGTCTCCTACGTGGACAAGTTTGGGATATGGTATAGAAACAAATTCTGTGAGTCGTTCTTTACCTCAAATTTATCAGAAAATTTTGCTAGAGGAATTAAAGACAGCTGGAAAATCAGTGTAA